The nucleotide window CACATATACCATCCAAACAGTTTGTgctagacctggcaaacgggtcgggtcgggtcgggttgggtcatgggtcaaaacaaCCCCATCTCTTGACCAGTACAAGCACAACATACATCTCTCGGTATATTCAACGCCCATCTCTCTGTCTTCACAACATCGCTCGCAGCTCAAAGTTCCGGCCGTTTCTGTCGTTTCTCTGTCTTGGCAGCCGTGTTTTAATCGTCACAATAAGCAGATTATCAGTTGATAATCTGCTGCGTTTTGTTCCAGATTTGCGACAAGTTGCGGACAAGATTACTGCTGTGTTTGGTTCTTTTTACGGCACTGAACAGATTGTTCTCTGTGATGTTAGTGTGTTACAGCTTGAATAGCAATTGCAGCGTTTGAATTTGTTCGAAGTAGATGTACAgattgtttttataaataaagtttGTGGCTGATATCCTGTTGTTGACATCATGGCGATAACTGCCATCAAACTCCAAACATTTCCATCTCAATTTTAGTAACAATTGGATTAGCAGCCCATTTCTAGATACATAGTTTGTCTAATTGTTAGTATAATGTTAGAtctatgtgtatgtgtgtatattgTTACAATCCCCCACACTTCAGTTTAAATCACCAACACTTACACTAACTAAGCTCTTTAATTAACCCGAACCGACCCGGACCCGTTTCAACCCgacaaaattgccccttgatgtacaatctctcttttttttaaaaaaaaaaaacatttttttaacaaaactgacccgacccgacccgacccgacccgaaacccgttctgacccggatCCGTTTCAAAccgaacccgttctgacccgaacccgttctgacccgaacccgttccgacccaaaccaaaacaaccccttttttaattgacccgttttgacccgaacccattctgacccgaacccgttttgacccatgacccgacccgacccgacccgtttgccaggtctagcACAAACTGTTTGGATGGTATATGTGTAATTCTGCACAAACTGTTTGGATGGTATATGTGTAATTCTGCACGAACTATTAGGTAGGTCTCTCGGTTCAATAGACAGTGAGTCAACAGTTTGGTAAATGCCTGCTTGAGTTAAGTGGTAACAATGCTCTCATAGTCATGGATGATGCCGACATTAAACTCGATGTTCGTTCAGTCTTGTTTGCTGCTGTTGGTACAGCTGGCCAACCCTGCACAACATGTTGTAGTCTAGACTGGTAAGCTTTATTATAAACTACTGGAAGCATATAAACCCGCTTGACCGATCTACACTCTTAACGCATATAAACCCGCTTGACCAATCTAAACTCGTTGTTCGTTTTGTCTTGTTTGCTGCTATGGTACAGCTGGCCAATGCTGCACAACATGTCGTAGACTGGTAAGCTTTATTATCAACTACAGCAAGAAGTTACAGCCATATATGAGGTTGTATGACTGATAATACACTCTGAACGCTTTCAACCCACTTAACCGATCTGACTTGTTCTCTTTTTACCTTTATTTTCTTGTTAAAATACAAGCCAAACTATAAAAGGGTGGGGGCATGTAATAACCTGTTAAAAAggtaaattaaataaattaaaagaatGACTAATTACCCCTCTATCAACTTAGTATTGTTAGAGTATTAGTCattttggatggatttagcaacttttttgaaacctcagtggtttctgtgagaaaaaaaaaaaaaaaaaaccttttttggatgaatctagcaaatgtgaacaaacgtcagggacgattttagcaatttactctataTAGTCGAAGTCGTCCGTAATGCGCGTCGAGTCCATAACGAGCtgtaattatataatatttttatctTTTAGTCGAAGTCGTTCGTAACGAGCGTAGGTCCGTACGACTTAATCTCTGTCATGTGCCACTCATGTGAGGGGCAAAAAGGTCATTTAAACCCAAACCAACCATTAAACCAATCCTATCTTTATTAATAACAAATGCTTCAACTGTTTATAAATAATATCACGGAGTTTAAAATCACCAAATAAGAATGAACAGAAATGTAAAGACCCAGCTTTTattcaagaacaagaaatcgAAAGACGATACACAAGCAAACTGCTAACAAGCCCGACTTGCATAAATAAAACTAGATCTAATACCTTACAGTAGTGACATGCTTCAGAAGCATCCCAACAACATCGCCTAAAATTCTTTCAGCCTCGGTTTTCAGGTGTTGGATCTTAGCATCTGTTTCTTTCTCGAGACGCTTCACGTTTGCACCCGAGTCTCCAGTAGTCTGTAATCAGAAAATAAATGCacaaaaaaaatcccaaaatcACTATATTCGAAATATTATATCACTAATGaaataaaacaatttttttagtCTTTGAGCCAAAAGTGTGGTCAACCAGAACCGTACAAAAATACTTTTTGACCCATTAGCAAACCCGCTTGACCCGCCAATTTTGCAACCATTCTATTGCCCTTTGGCTGCAAATATCGATTACATTGTAATGCAATATTGGTTGGACTTTCGCTGCAATATTACACGCGATTTTATTGCACTTTGGCTGCAATATTGTTGCGTTATTGCTGCACTTTGGCTGCATATATTGCTGCACTTTGGCTGCATATATTGCTGCACTTTGGCTGGAATATTGGCTGCATTATTGTCTGCATTATTGCTGCACTTTGGCTGTATAATTGCTGCACTTTAGCTGCAATATTGCTGCACTTTGGCTGCAATATTGCTGCACTTTGGCTGCGTTTTTACTGCACTTTGGCTGCAAGCGACTTTGGCTGCAGAACTGAAACCAAACAACCTAACATGCTACATTCATATACATAATTGTAATGTTTAAATAGCCCATACATATTTTTATTAGTCATAACGTAACTAGtggtaaatatataatatttttattatttagccGATGTCGTCCGTAACGAGCGTAGGTCCGTAACGCGCGTCGAATCCGTAACGAGCCGTAATTATATAACATTTTCATTTTATCGTTTGAGTCGTCCGTAACGATCGTATGTccgtaacgagcgtcgaaacgtatctagtcgtaaatatataatatttgtattatttagtcgaagtcgtccgtaacgcgcgtaggtccgtaacgagcgtcgaaacgtaACTAGtcgtaaaaatataatattttattatttagtcgatgtCGTCCGTAACGAGCGTAGGTTCGTAAGGCGTCGAATCCGTAAGAGCCGTAATTATATAGTATTTTCATTTTATCATTCGAGTCGTCCGTAACGATCCTATGCccgtaacgagcgtcgaaacgtaACTAGTTgtaaatatttaatatttttattatttagtcgatgcCGTCCGTAACGAGCGTAGGTCCGTAACGCGCGTCAAATCCGTAACGAGCCATAATTATATAATATGTCTGGGGCACACATTTATGTGGAGATAAAAAAATGATGGTGTCAAACGATTTGTCTGGGTAAACGGCCAGCTAAATTTTATTATAAAACAGGTCAACAAAATTGTGTTAACCACGTTAAGTACCATACACTAGTACAACTACAACATTACACAGTACACACCAAAGCAAGAAACATCAAAATCACTCCACTTTTTCCATGTCAATGTCGTCGCTTTCGCTCGATGTTTTATCCACAAAAACCCCATGTCTTTGGTTCTTCCAGCACCCTTTCAGGCGAGCACTTCCCCCGCTCAAACACCAAGTTATTTCTGCTCGACCAAATACACCAAATCGTCGTTTGAAAGACCTGAGTATATCAATTGTTTCCAGACTTTTGAGCCCAGCACATGTAGATGATAATTTACCGGATCACCCAGGCCAAAAAAAATAAATGGCTGGAAGTGTGCACCACCTCGCAATTCCATCCCAAACCTTTTGCATGAACAAGCATGTGCAGAAAACGTCTTCGGTAGACTCCTCTTCATCTCGTCACAACTCACACAAAGCGGATGGCACTTGTACGCCTCTCCTTAACAAAGACACCCGCGTTGATAGTCTGTTCAAGTTTAACCTCCACACTAGAAAGTTAACCTTGAGCAGAATCCATCAATTCCACGAGTAGACGGTAGCTGCAGCCGTTTGGTTGTTTTGAACCAAGCAACTCCTCAACCCACTGACCGAAAATAACCCATTTGAGTCCAAAGACCAGCTCCATTTATCCCCTTCATCAGTCAGCGAGACGTTGGACAGCAGCCTAGAAAGCTGCATAAAATCATTATGTTCAGCAGCCGACTGGAAATTGAAAATCTTACACTAAAAACTGATACATTTTCTTTGATTTAGTTCCTTCTTCGAACCAAACTCAGATCTTAATCATCAAACTGAAACTGATTCAGATCTGATTTCAATTCAAAATATTCTTTCAGCCGATTTAAACATACATGAAACAGATCTGATATCGATGTTCTGATTTTGGTCTTAAAGAAAAACTAAAACTTATCGAGACAATCAACTGAATTCGCAATCGCTGAATTTGAACAAAGTCGACACAAGGGACCCAAATTTGAACAAAGTCAAACACCAACTAAAGTAAACAATAAAACATCCATACTTATCTAACCCAATTTAACATTCAAACATATAAGAGTAATCTCTTGTTAGAGAACTCTGCCAAGTCAACTTTAAAAAGAAATCACTCAGTATAGCAAACATAAAAACCCAACTAAAAAATTTAACTACCCCTGACCCAATTAGAAAATCATCCCAGTTTGCCCACCAACGATCTGTGAACAAACCCCTTTTTACATGTGAAATTAACAATTAACTTCATCCCACGATTAACTCCATCCGAAACTGTCATATCTCCACAAAAAGTAGCTCTTGCATGTTTAAAGCTGCAAAACATCAAATCTTATGCAccacaaatttaaatttaaaaagataAAAAGAACTAACTGAAAACACATATGTTCTCCTGTAAATCTCTGTCATTAAACTTTAGGTTGTCCTAGAACAAAAACGACATAAGTTGTAGtaagttttttttaaacaacCAATATTTGTATTAACCTAACAAGCACAGAGCAGAAAAGAATAACATAGACTTCAAGTATATCAAGAAAATCATGCTAAAGAGTCATCATCATCACTGTTACGATTTGGCTCATCAGAATCATGCTCGGTTTCAAAATCAAGTACAGGTTCGTTATTAAAAAACATTTTACCCACgtcatcattttcatcatcaatACCTTCTAAGTCATCCACAGGGGCATTTACATTACGCATTGCAAGAACTTCCTCGTATGGTAATGTTTCAGGTTCTACATCATTTCGAACTGCGAGAGATGTTTCAGGTAATTCTTCGGTTGGTTGAAAAGGTGGCAACTCACTAGATTCCTCTTCTTGAAATATATCATTCATCAATACTTCATCTTCATCATGCTCAAGTATATCATATATGTTGCGATGGTGTACTTTCTGTACCACCATCCAGTTCTTCCCACGTGCATAATCATTCAGATAAAAAACTTGTTGAGCTTGATTAGCAAAAATAAATGGCTCGTCTACATACCACTTAGATGTAATGTCAATTGATGTCATTTTGTGATTAACCACCATCCTTTTTCCCTTTGGATCAGTATTATACCACTTGCAACGAAACATGAATACCTTTCTACCGAGTATAAAATCCAACTCCAAAACTTCAAGTAAAATACCATAATAAATCATTGCTTCATCTTCACCCCCTACAGAAACTCCACTACATTGTGTAGTGAACCTGTCATCACGCTCCTTGCAACGAAATCTAACACCATGGACGATGCAACTTTGCCAACTAGTGTAGCGATCATCAGGAAATTGCGATAAAGCATACAAATCATCGGTTGCTCGAGGATCACCATTGACTCTCAGCAAAGCCATCTATAAACACCTAAGTTTAGTTAGCAATGTGCTTAAAATCAGTTACTGAAAGTAATACATTTTTAGTTTTACCTTGTTCTTGAACCAAAAGGGAAACTCTTGTTTCTGTATAGTATCTAAATTTGCTTCCCTTATACCTCTTGAGGATAAAGCTTCTTTTTGCTCCCTAAATCAAGAACAAGTGAGTTATGATTTTAAATTAACTATTAAATACAAAATATAGGTATACCTAAATATGATCAACTCACTTTAGGTAACTGCCAAGTTCAACCCCACAATTATTGCAGATATACCATTGCACCACTTGAAGATATTCCCCAAGTTGTCCGAATTTCGAAGCCCGAACTTTATTATTGAATAAATCCATCTCATGTTTAGTGGTCGTTACATCCCAATTGCGTTCTACACGGTTGAATCTTGTCTCGATATCATCTACATAACGAGATAAAAATGTGACAGCCTCATCAACAACATACGCTTCAGTAATAGAGCCATCAGGACGTGCAAAGTTACGAATATATCCCTTGTACGTACCCATACGACGTTTAATCCCAAACATCCATCTTTGacttaccgggcctcctaataaTGCTTCTTCAGGTAAATGTACACACAAGTGAACCATGATTGTAAAAAATGCAGGAGGAAATATCTTCTCAAGTTTGCATAATATAATAACAATCCCGGTCTTCATATCCTCAAGTTCTTTAGCATATAGAGTTTTAGAGCATATTTTTTGAAAGAACTGGCAAAACTCGATTAAAGTTTCACGTATATCCTTATTTAAGAAAGGGAGAATGGCTACCGGGAGTATTTTCTGAAGCAATACATGACAATCATGTGTTTTCATCCCACCAAGTGTATTATGGTCCGTCACACATCGACTGATGTTGGACGCATAGCCATCGGGTAGGCGAACATACTTGATAAATTTGCAAAACTCCACACATTCCTCTTTAGTCAATGTGAAATTAGCATGAGGTTTCTCAAATCTTCCATTTCTCTCTTTCAACCACTGTTCCTTGCGAATGTTAAGATCCTCCAAGTCTAAACGTGCTTTTGTAGTATCTTTTGATTTCACAGGATCATTTAACAATGTCCCTACTATATTATCACATACATTTTTTTCTATATGCATGACATCGAGATTATGACGCACCAATAATTTAGACCAGTATGGAAGTTCAAACAATATACTCTTTTTTGACCAGTTCAACTCATCAGAACCTCGTTTACGCTTCCTATCCTCATTACTAGGTGCTTTTCCGGTAGTGCATGTAGGTATATCCGCCACCTGTCGCAAAATGTCATCACCTGTAAATTGACGAGGTCGTTGTCTTTTCTCTTGCTTTCCGTCAAACTCTAAGTTCTTTCTCCACCTGTGTGTTTTACTTAAAAAACATCGGTGCCCTGTATAACATTGTTTACCACGAATCCTGTTAGAACGAGTATCCTCTAAGCATATTGGGCATGCCAATTTGCCCATAGTGCTCCACCCAGACAAGTAAGCATAAGCTGGGAAGTCACTAATCGTCCATATTACTGCGGCATAAAGAGTAAAAGGAGCTTTTGAATATCCATCATATGCTTCAACCCCATCATGCCATAAAACTTTAAGTTCATCTACAAGTGGCCTTAAGAAGACATCAAAGTCTTTACCAGGAGATTTTGGCCCAGGAATCAATAAACTTAAAAGGTAATTGCTCTTATGCATTGTACACCAAGGTGGCATGTTATATGGCATCAAAATGTGTTACGCCCTAATTCACGTCTGaccaaaagtcgcagcggaaatgcATGCATAAAAATTTCTTCCATAATAATACCTTGGCTTATTtgaattttattttcaaaacaacctttttATATAGAATACAACAACTGACTCAATTATAGAATAAATCATAGCTTATGTACAACAAATTACATCCTTAGACAACCCCGTACAATCCCTCAAGTGACTCGGTCCTCGATCTTTATACCTGGATGATCCTCCGTGTCCCGTacaacctgcattcaccacatacattcaaacATTAGCACACAATGTATAAACAAGATCATTCACGTAAACTTCACATCTCTTTCTTTATCAACTTCAAGAATTAcatctgcgtatccatttcctggtgaggcttcatgaatgtacctgcattacttatcATTCACGTGGTACACCATTAATAACGTTAATCATCAATGTGTCTAAATCATACACATATACGTatttacatacccacatacatatatatctatatacgtacatacactcatacatacccttatacatacctacatacaggggcggacctacctctTTGGTAGGGGTAACCCCCGCTACCCCTTGGTCGGaaaaaatttggaaaaattagtgtaaattttggaaaaatttgacgttttttcgattttgttACGGCTTATCTATAACACGTTACCccttggtcggaatcctagatccgccactgcctACATACACAGCTACGTACTTACATATCCTTCCTACAACTAGACATACATTCAAACACTCATGCATATTATTAAGCATAACTACATAACCCACTACATACGTACACTTGGAGTTATAAACATACATACCTTTCCTTTATCAAAAATGCATCAGAAACTTGATTTCGGTCCATTCGGGAGCTTAACGGAGCGCCGGGACACGAACTGGATCAACCGGGTTCACATATGGAAGAAAACAGAAAACATAAACtctgggcaccgtcgccgacgcccataatggccgtcggcgacgcaccTCCGTCGTCCAAAAGCCCCGTAGACAGAAAACTAGGCCGTCGGCCAGAATCCAATTCCCAcatgccgtcggcgacggcccttctgggcgtcggcgacggctccTCGTTTATTCATTTTCCTGCTGTGTTGTTTCGTCGTTCGCATAAACTAAAATTCGCATAACTTTCAacccgtttacccgtttaacctcccgttcctttctacatgcttgtaaattcaccgTTTATCATAAGAACCTAAAACCCAACATCCGAATTAAGGAAATTCTTGTCTTACACGCTCTTGGCTTATTATTCACttatgaattattcgacccgttatgggtatttatacattaaAAGGTCTATAACATACATaaccctatacttcgctttcatactaaaccaagacattactctaatcgaataactcaCTTCTAGATGACTTTTAAGGTCGTTTACCTGAAATCCCcaccaagggcgtttttgtcaacttgcCCCATTATTAACAACAAGGCACTACCTGGcataagtaaccaatcctacCACCTAGTTACGATTCTTAATCACgcataccttgctcggatcaaagctgagatccgtttaatacttcatcgatatcataccatttgttcctATTCGACTTCAGTTATCATACCTAGTTAAGTTGCATATAACTTTACATAaataactaagaagtgattacggaatcacttaccttgagcgaCCAAGTTCAAGCATAGGTTCCATGTTTACTTTCGACCCGTTAGCCTCCGTGCTTGAGTTCGTAGATATGTTATTCATCCTTACATGTCAATACATTAATATCCTTGTTAGCATACAAGACCACACATAACATCAATCACATTAATCCTATGCTCAACCTTTGACCTTTATTAGTCAATTTCTAACAAGCATAAAGCATATACTCAAAATCATATCTTTTCAAGCTTATATAATTTATCATGTCATTACACATTCATACATTGATTTAACTACGTTCCATATGACCTTTATAATCTTGTAATTGTCAACCATATTCAAGTTAACAATTTAACAAAACCTTAACATCCTTCTTTACTAATAAATCACTCTACCTTTAGTGCACGTCCATATCAATTCACCATCAAACCTCTAGATCAACACATGACGTTTACCGCATCATTTAAGTACGAAGTTTAACTTCTAAGCATACCTTTTATCAAAGTTATTTTATCAATTAAAAACACATATGTATTTCAATCAAAACGCATATTTCATGCTAACCTATCATTTATCACTTCATTATTACATTCTATACTTTTTCCATCCATCATTATACATAATTCATCTAAAATcgtcacttaggcatttcatcatacacttggtgggCGTACCGTTaattaagcatagtgtacaagtatCATTTGCATAACATGACCAATCCATATCAatatcatcaagaacatcaaTATTCAATAGAATTTCACATAACTTCTCTTCTCATTCAGCTCTAACTAACAATTTATCATTATAAACAATTATCATACATTCCCTCATCCAATTTTAACACTTTACAACTCATATTCATTCTACTCTAAGTGGGTTTTCATTCCCAACATTGATTTAATCGATTTCAAGCATTCATAATGTTCTAGATGATGATCTTAATTCAATATCATACTAATTTCATATAAACACATGGAATTTCTTGAAACCCTACATATTCAAGATCATCAAACTATCAAATTCTTCTTACCTTAAGCTTTAATAGGCCTAGATGATCAAGAAATCATTGACATGCATGAGATTTAGTCACGATTGGGGCTTCAATTGGCTGGATTTTGTGGTTAGAAGGGTTTCCCCTTCTTCTCTGGCCCTGGGcgtcgaacacacacacacacctgatgtgtgtgtgttttaattcTTATTTCATTTTTATTCATCTAGCTTTCTTAAcctgtcacttttagtcccttgaGTTTAATGTGGTAATTGCTTAGTCACAAACTTTACTACTATTATCTAACTTGTATTGTGACCAAGTTAAATAACATATTTGTCACATTTTATCTCGTATTCCATGAAATCTCATTAGTGAGTTAAACGTTcgggttttggggcgttacaagtctaccctccttaaaggaggtttcgtccccgaaaccttcctCATTCCTACTCTTACCCTTCTATTGTACTCATCCACTGGCACACTACCACATGATTTACTCGGGGCCTTTGCAAAAGTCTTATTCATGAATAAATATAATCGTACGCATTGACCCTATCATCTCAAATTAATAGTTTACTTTCAGAATCACACAAGGGTCAGAGTatgatccagagctcttattagtgtcatTTACTTTATAATGCTAGCTCCTAGCGCATACCATCTATAGCGCTTCATTCATCGAATTTATTCCAGCCGTATACAATTATTAATCGTGCAAACCCAAGTCTAGGGCTTGTTTCTCACTTTCTATTTATGCATATTACATTCATATATTTactaatcgaaataaatcgatttatttcatactactcatacaccatatgctatctttcattttgttcactATGAGTCATCCTAGACATTCCATTACTATCATTACTTTCATTTTCCTTTAAGCTCATAGGAGGGGTCGATATATTACCATACGCATACTATAGTCATTCAAGGACTTATTATTACAACCAAAATCACCCTTTTTACACCTACTTATCCGTACTTAACATGAAGACTAAGcattatttccatggttactATTGTTATCTATGTCATGCATATCTTTTCTACAAtgccttgttcaaatgaacatggccaacaagccgagcatcaaggtTAGCATTTCTTATTGATACTTGTCGTTTCTTATATTCTATCAGAGTTTCCACAGTTATGATCACTCAATTCAGTATCACCGGTTCGCATAGAAGTATTTTTCAATATGTAACTTTCTATTTAACATCCACGAGTTAAACCATTTACTAACCTCGCTAATTTGGTACGAGCCAACGTGAAACAACCAGAGTTGACTTGCTCCTTCACGAATCCATAACTTAATAGGCCTGATCTTGTCCATCGGTATCATAAGCTTTCATTCATGGGCATTGCTTTCGCCGTCCTAGGTAGTTTTATCGCATCGTGATTCCTGCCAATCTCATTATAAAATTAGGGGTTTACACATTCTATTCGATTTCATTCAGATATGATGTTTATCACATCgccttatatatatattaatacttTCTCAATTCCTTCGTAAGGCATTAGTGTGCTAGTCCTATTCATAACGGGTCAATACATGGCCATTTCTTAATATATCATTCTTATTATTTGACACGTTCTTGACAGGTAGATACATAACC belongs to Helianthus annuus cultivar XRQ/B chromosome 5, HanXRQr2.0-SUNRISE, whole genome shotgun sequence and includes:
- the LOC110943199 gene encoding uncharacterized protein LOC110943199; translation: MPYNMPPWCTMHKSNYLLSLLIPGPKSPGKDFDVFLRPLVDELKVLWHDGVEAYDGYSKAPFTLYAAVIWTISDFPAYAYLSGWSTMGKLACPICLEDTRSNRIRGKQCYTGHRCFLSKTHRWRKNLEFDGKQEKRQRPRQFTGDDILRQVADIPTCTTGKAPSNEDRKRKRGSDELNWSKKSILFELPYWSKLLVRHNLDVMHIEKNVCDNIVGTLLNDPVKSKDTTKARLDLEDLNIRKEQWLKERNGRFEKPHANFTLTKEECVEFCKFIKYVRLPDGYASNISRCVTDHNTLGGMKTHDCHVLLQKILPVAILPFLNKDIRETLIEFCQFFQKICSKTLYAKELEDMKTGIVIILCKLEKIFPPAFFTIMVHLCVHLPEEALLGGPVSQRWMFGIKRRMGTYKGYIRNFARPDGSITEAYVVDEAVTFLSRYVDDIETRFNRVERNWDVTTTKHEMDLFNNKVRASKFGQLGEYLQVVQWYICNNCGVELGSYLKEQKEALSSRGIREANLDTIQKQEFPFWFKNKMALLRVNGDPRATDDLYALSQFPDDRYTSWQSCIVHGVRFRCKERDDRFTTQCSGVSVGGEDEAMIYYGILLEVLELDFILGRKVFMFRCKWYNTDPKGKRMVVNHKMTSIDITSKWYVDEPFIFANQAQQVFYLNDYARGKNWMVVQKVHHRNIYDILEHDEDEVLMNDIFQEEESSELPPFQPTEELPETSLAVRNDVEPETLPYEEVLAMRNVNAPVDDLEAF